The genomic segment ctccctcagtgactctgtccctcactgaggtgttaatgtttcctcactcagtgactctgtccctcactgaggtgttaatgtttcctctctcagtgactctgtccctcactgtaggtgttaatgtttcctcactcagtggctCTGTCCCTtacagaggtgttaatgtttcctcactcagtgattcagtccctcactgaggtgattgtgtttcctcactcagtgactctgtccctcactgaggtgttaatatttcctctctcagtgactatgtctctcactgaggtgttaatgtttcctctctcagtgactctgtccctcactgaggtgttaatgtttactcactcagtgattcagtccctCACTGAGGTGATTGTGTTTCctaactcagtgactctgtccctcactgaggtgttaatatttcctctctcagtgactatgtctctcactgaggtgttaatgtttcctcactcagtgattgtgtccctcactgaggtggtaatgtttcctcactcagtgtctctgtcactcactgaggagttaatgtttcctcactcagtgactctgtctctgactgaggtgttaatgtttcctcactgagtgacagtgaccctcactgaggtgttaatgtttcctcactcagtgattgtgtccctcactgaggtaattatgtttcctcactcagtgtctctgtccctcactgaggagttaatgtttcctcactcagtgactctgtccctcactgaggtaattatgtttcctcactcagtgattgtgtCCCTCACTGCGGtggtaatgtttcctcactcagtgtctctgtcactcactgaggatataatgtttcctcactcagtgtctctgtcactcactgaggtgataatgtttcctcactcagtgaccgtgtccctcactgaggtgttaatgtttccacaATCAGTgaatctgtccctcactgaggatataatgtttcctcactcagtgtctctgtcactcactgaggtgttaatgtttcctcactcagtgaccctgtccctcactaaGGTAATTATGTTTCctccctcagtgactctgtccctcactgaggtgttaatgtttcctcactcagtgactctgtccctcactgaggtgttaatgtttcctctgtcagtgactctgtccctcactgaggtgttaatgtttcctcactcagtgactgtatccctcactgaggggttaatgtttcctcactcagtgactgtgtccctcactgaggtattaatgtttcctcactcagtgactctgtctctcactgaggagTTAAGTTTCCTCACCCAGTGACAGTGACCCTCACTGAAGGGTTaatgttcctctctcagtgactctgtccctcactgaggtggtaatgtttcctcactcagtgtctctgtccctcactgaggtgttaatttttcctcactcagtgaccgtgtccctcactgaggtgttaatgtttcctcagtcagtgactctgtccctcactgaggtgttaatgtttcctcaatcagtgaatctgtccctcactgaggtgttaatgtttcctcactcagtgactgcctCTCACTGAGGTAattatgtttcctcactcagtgactctgtccctcactgaggtaattatgtttcctcactcagtgtctctgtccctcactgaggagttattgtttcctcactcagtgactctgtccctcactgaggtgttaatgtttcctcactcagtgtctctgtccctcactgaggagttaatgtttcctcactcagtgactctgtccctcactgaggtaattatgtttcctcactcagtgtctctgtccctcactgaggagttattgtttcctcactcagtgactctgtccctcactgaggtgttaatgtttcctcactcagtgtctctgtccctcactgaggtgttaatgtttcctcactcagtgtctctgtccctcactgaggtgttaacgtttcctcactcagtgtctctgtctctcactgaggtgttaatgtttcctcactcagtgactttgTCCCTCACTGAGATGttattgtttcctcactcagtgtctctgtccctcactgaggtgttaatgtttcctcactcagtgtctctgtccctcactgaggtgttaatgtttcctcactcagtgactttgTGCCTCACTGAGATGTTAatttttcctcactcagtgactctgtccctcactgaggtgttaatgtttcctctctcagtgactctgtccctcactgaggtgttaatgtttcctcactcagtgtctctgtccctcactgaggtgttaatgtttcctcactcagtgtctctgtctctcactgaggtgttaatgtttcctcactcagtgactgtgtctctcactgaggtgttaatgtttcctctctcagtgacactctctcactgaggtgttaatgtttcctcaaaaAGATCCAAAACTCTGTGCAACCAATTAGATGCTTTTGAGATTTTGGTGATATTTTGAACAGGCGAAACATTTTATCATTAGATGGAGATTATACAGAATTGTGACTCTCGGCCAAACTTCTGGTGACATATTTGTGTATTAGGAATACATAACTAGTCCCCATGCGAGGACAGCCTGACTTTCAGTATATGCCATCGTGGTGTGGACCAACTCGTTGCCCGGCAAAATGCTCCCTGCGTTGCCAACGAAAAAGCAGTAGACTGTCAGGATTTGAGAATCACAGCATCTGGAAAAACCTCGATTGGGAACTCCCATCATATGAGAGAGCAAATTCTCACTGATTCATGTCCTTATATAAGTGGTTTGGAATCTGAAAGTCTGCAGAGACAATCGTCACTTGGTCTGTGCACTTGAACACCTAACTACCTTCCCTGACAGATCGTGGGTTAGAGCTGCCACCAAGTGACAGAAGCGGTCCCCCCAAGCCTGCCTCTCGGTCAGGTCACTGTTCCAGGCCCGATGGGCTGTGTACACTGAAGCTAAGAGCAGTTGTTCAAATGTGTCCATTTCGAAGGACTCTCCTGAACTTGGAAGATTACTGAGCCGTTTCCGAATAGTAGATGGGGTCTTTGGGACGTGAGCATTCATAATACTGTGGAAAACATTCGCTGAACGCATCGAAGATAATTCCTCATCGTTCAAATGTACGGTGTTCTTGTCATCAATTGTCAGGCCGCCTAACAAGAACTGAAAAAAACAGAACAACCAAATCATAATCTCATCACCGATCAATTGATTTTCTATCTAAGTGTGCTGTGATATGTCAAGTACATATTGTTCCAGAAGGCTGGTACAGCAGTCATAGTCATGTACCAAAAGCACCCccatccacctccagcacatctccCACTGCCCTCACCGTCGCCCTCCTGCGTATGTTGACACAGCTCAGACTGAAATCTGTGATTAACTCAGCCATGGGTCAGAACATTGAGGTTAGCTCAGCCCTGTGAcagaacattgagattaactcagccccAGGCCTGAACATTGGGGTTAACTCAGCCCCAGGCCTGAACGTTGAGATTAATCCAGCCCCGGccctgaacattgagattaactcaggcCTGGGCCtcaacattgagattaactcaggcCTGGGCCTTAACATTGAGATTAAATCAGACCtggcctgaacattgagattaactcaggcCTGGGTCTGAACATTGTGATTAACTCAGCCCTGGGCCTGAACACTGAGATTAACTCAGCCTCgggcctgaacattgagattaaatCAGACCcggcctgaacattgagattaactcaggtctgggtctgaacattgagattaactcagccgtGGGCCTGAACATTGAGATGAACTCAGCACTgggcctgaacattgagattaactcagccttgggcctgaacattgagattaaatCAGACCcggcctgaacattgagattaactcaggcCTGGGTCTGAACATTCAGATTAAGTCAGCCCTGggtctgaacattgagattaactcagccctgggtctgaacattgagattaactcagccctCGGCCTGAACATTGAGATTGACTCAGCCCTCGCCCTGAACATTGAGGTTAACTCAGCCCATGacctgaacattgagattaactcagcctagggtctgaacattgagattaactctgCCCTGGGTCTCAACATTGTGATTAACTCAACCCAGGAtgtgaacattgagattaactcagccgtGGGCTGAACATTGCAATTAACTCAGCCGTTGGTCTGAATATTGACATTAGATTAACTCAGCCGTGGCTCTCAatattgagattaactcagccttgggcctgaacattgagattaactcagacgtgggcctgaacattgagattaactcagccctGGATcagaacattgagattaactcagccctgggcctgaacattgagattaactcagccctCGGCcagaacattgagattaactcagacctgggcctgaacattgagattaactcagccctCGGCcagaacattgagattaactcagccctcggcctgaacattgagattaactcagccctGGGTCTGAACATTGAGATTCACTCAGCCTTGGatctgaacattgagattaactcagccctGGATcagaacattgagattaactcagccctgggcctgaacattgagattaactcagcccggcctgaacattgagattaactcagccttgggcctgaacattgagattaactcagacgtgggcctgaacattgagattaatTCAGGCCTGggtctgaacattgagattaactcagccgtgggcctgaacattgagattaactcagcccaGGATGAGAACATTGAGATTATCTCAGCCCTGGGCCTgtacattgagattaactcagccctGGATcagaacattgagattaactcagccatGGGTCTGAACATTGTGATTAATTTAGCCCTGGAtgtgaacattgagattaactcagccgtGGGCCTGAACATTGCGATTAACTCAGCCGTGGGTCTGAATATTGACATTAGATTAACTCAGCCGTGGCTCTCAATATTGAGATGAACTCAGCACTgggcctgaacattgagattaactcagccttgggcctgaacattgagattaaatCAGACCcggcctgaacattgagattaactcaggcCTGGGTCTGAGCATTCAGAATAAGTCAGCCCTGggtctgaacattgagattaactcagccctgggtctgaacattgagattaactcagccctcggcctgaacattgagattaactcagccctCGCCCTGAACATTGAGGTTAACTCAGCCCATGacctgaacattgagattaactcagcctagggtctgaacattgagattaactctgCCCTGGGTCTCAACATTGTGATTAACTCAACCCAGGAtgtgaacattgagattaactctgCCGTGGCCTGAACATTGCAATTAACTCAGCCGTTGGTCTGAATATTGACATTAGATTAACTCAGCCGTGGCTCTCAatattgagattaactcagccttgggcctgaacattgagattaactcagacgtgggcctgaacattgagattaactcagccctGGATcagaacattgagattaactcagccctgggcctgaacattgagattaactcagccctCGGCcagaacattgagattaactcagccctgggcctgaacattgagattaactcagccctCGGCcagaacattgagattaactcagccatgggtctgaacattgagattaactcagccttggatctgaacattgagattaactcagccctGGATcagaacattgagattaactcagccctgggcctgaacattgagattaactcagcccggcctgaacattgagattaactcagccttgggcctgaacattgagattaactcagacgtgggcctgaacattgagattaactcaggcctgggtctgaacattgagattaactcagccgtgggcctgaacattgagattaactcagcccaGGATCAGAACATTGAGATTATCTCAGACCTGGGCccgaacattgagattaactcagccctGGATcagaacattgagattaactcagccatGGGTCTGAACATTGTGATTAATTTGGCCCTGGAtgtgaacattgagattaactcagccgtGGGCCTGAACATTGCGATTAACTCAGCCGTGGGTCTGAATATTGACATTAGATTAACTCAGCCGTGGCTCTCAatattgagattaactcagccttGGGCCTGAACGTTGAGATTAACTCAGGCCTGtgtctgaacattgagattaactcagccatgggtctgaacattgagattaactcagccgtGGGCCTGAACATTGAGACGAACTCAACACTGGGCCTGAatattgagattaactcagccttGGGCCTGATAATTGAGATTAAATCAGACCcggcctgaacattgagattaactcagccctTAGTCTGAACATTGAGATGAACTCAGCCCTcggcctgaacattgagattaactcagcccatggcctgaacattgagattaactcagccttGGGTCTGAACATTGAGATGAACTCAGCCCTTggtctgaacattgagattaactcagccttGGGTCTGAACTTTGAGATTAACTCTGCCCTGGGTCTGAACATTGTGATTAACTCAGGCCTGggtctgaacattgagattaactcagccctTGGTCTGAACATTGAGATGAACTCAGCCCTcggcctgaacattgagattaactcaggcctgggtctgaacattgagattaactcagccctTGGTCTGAACATTGAGATGAACTCAGCCCTCGGcgtgaacattgagattaactcagcccatggcctgaacattgagattaactcagacTTGGGTCTGAACATTGTGATTAACTCAACCCAGGAtgtgaacattgagattaactcagccgtGGGTCTGAATATTGACATTAGTTTAACTCAGCCGTGGCTCTCAATATTGAGATTAACTTAGCCTtggcctgaacattgagattaactcaggcctgagtctgaacattgagattaactcagccctgggtctgaacattgagattaactcagccgtGGGCCTGAACATTGAGATGAACTCAGCACTgggcctgaacattgagattaactcagcctcGGGCCTGAATATTTAGATGAACTCAGCACTgggcctgaacattgagattaactcaggcctgggtctgaacattgagattaactcagccctTGGTCTGAACATTGAGATGAACTCAGCCTCgggcctgaacattgagattaaatCAGATCTGGCCTGAACTTTGAGATTAACTCAGGCCTGggtctgaacattgagattaactcagcagcttggtctgaacattgagatgaactcagtccttggcctgaacattgagattaactcagcccatggcctgaacattgagattaactcagccttgggtctgaacattgagattaactctgCCCTGGGTCTGAACATTGTGATTAACTCAACCCAGGAtgtgaacattgagattaactcagccgtGGGCCTGAACATTGCGATTAACTCAGCCGTGGGTCTGAATATTGACATTAGATTAACTCAGCCGTGGCTCTCAatattgagattaactcagccttgggcctgaacattgagattaactcaggcctgtgtctgaacattgagattaactcagccctgggtctgaacattgagattaactcagccgtGGGCCTGAACATTGAGATGAACTCAACACTGGGCCTGAATATTGAGATTAACTCAGCTTCGGGCCTGATAATTGAGATTAAATCAGACCcggcctgaacattgagattaactcaggcctgggtctgaacattgagattaactcagccctTAGTCTGAACATTGAGATGAACTCAGCCCTcggcctgaacattgagattaactcagcccatggcctgaacattgagattaactcagccttGGGTCTGAACATTGAGATGAACTCAGCCCTTGGTCTGAACATTGAGATGAACTCAGCCCTcggcctgaacattgagattaactcagccttGGGTCTGAACTTTGAGATTAACTCTGCCCTGGGTCTGAACATTGTGATTAACTCAGGCCTGggtctgaacattgagattaactcagccctTGGTCTGAACATTGAGATGAACTCAGCC from the Scyliorhinus torazame isolate Kashiwa2021f chromosome 10, sScyTor2.1, whole genome shotgun sequence genome contains:
- the LOC140384881 gene encoding protein FAM180A, giving the protein MRMAVRVVKSLMICLSFAVGLCTVHRLKNDADRIWGPRNKTPVVFHRDVGDTFLMYEFLLGGLTIDDKNTVHLNDEELSSMRSANVFHSIMNAHVPKTPSTIRKRLSNLPSSGESFEMDTFEQLLLASVYTAHRAWNSDLTERQAWGDRFCHLVAALTHDLSGKVVRCSSAQTK